One window of the Nicotiana tabacum cultivar K326 chromosome 4, ASM71507v2, whole genome shotgun sequence genome contains the following:
- the LOC107768936 gene encoding protein RESPONSE TO LOW SULFUR 3 gives MFSTIAVLSNQTKPHRRDISVVPESEVLRRRNEELETELKKSIEREEKMKQELQKTWERLRVAEEAEERLCSQLGEVEAEAVDQARTYRTRVVQLMDQLSLAQKLLESASITVPNSQ, from the coding sequence ATGTTTTCGACAATTGCTGTGCTTTCTAACCAAACAAAGCCCCATCGCCGTGACATCTCCGTCGTGCCGGAGAGCGAGGTGCTCAGAAGAAGAAACGAGGAGTTGGAGACAGAATTAAAAAAGAGCATTGAGAGGGAAGAGAAAATGAAGCAGGAATTGCAGAAAACATGGGAAAGGCTGAGGGTGGCGGAGGAGGCTGAGGAGCGACTTTGCTCTCAGCTTGGTGAAGTTGAGGCCGAGGCTGTTGATCAGGCTCGGACCTACAGGACACGTGTCGTCCAGTTGATGGATCAACTCTCTTTGGCCCAAAAACTTCTCGAATCAGCTTCCATTACCGTCCCAAATTCCCAATGA
- the LOC107768935 gene encoding chloroplastic import inner membrane translocase subunit HP30-2 encodes MGEGKQGVMVVEMPNSSSSQNPIAQLQNKFKELEIGFKGWLAKQSLPVEAAVVTATSGLQGAAIGGFMGTLTQDVSSSLPTPPPAANLNPQAMASFQQAQALAGGPLVQARNFAVMTGVNAGISCVLKRIRGKEDVQSSMAAAFGSGALFSLVSGMGGPNPVPNALTSGIFFALVQGGLFELGRKFSQPPAEDTHYIRTRSMLSSLGLQNYEKNFKKGLLTDSTLPLLTDSALRDVRIPPGPRLLILDQIQRDPELRKRQG; translated from the exons ATGGGTGAGGGAAAGCAAGGAGTGATGGTAGTGGAAATGCCGAATAGCAGTAGCAGCCAGAACCcaatagctcagttacagaacaAGTTCAAGGAATTGGAGATTGGGTTCAAGGGCTGGCTAGCTAAGCAGTCACTACCGGTTGAAGCCGCTGTGGTGACTGCAACCAGTGGACTACAGGGTGCTGCTATCGGTGGCTTTATGGGAACGCTTACCCAGGATGTTTCTTCCTCTTTGCCTACTCCTCCCCCGGCTGCCAATCTCAATCCTCAAGCTATGGCCTCTTTTCAACAAGCCCAG GCTCTAGCAGGTGGTCCATTGGTACAGGCCCGTAATTTTGCTGTCATGACAGGTGTTAATGCTGGCATTTCTtgtgtcttgaaaagaattaGAGGCAAGGAGGATGTCCAGTCCAG TATGGCAGCTGCCTTTGGTTCTGGAGCACTGTTTTCACTAGTTAGTGGCATGGGTGGCCCAAATCCAGTACCCAATGCTTTGACATCTGGCATTTTCTTTGCCCTTGTTCAGGGTGGACTGTTTGAG CTAGGACGGAAGTTTTCGCAGCCGCCTGCTGAAGATACACATTATATCAGAACCAGATCAATGCTGTCAAGCCTTGGCCTGCAAAATTATGAAAAGAATTTCAAGAAAGGGTTGTTGACAGACAGCACTTTACCATTGCTCACTGATAG TGCTCTTAGAGATGTGAGGATCCCTCCTGGGCCAAGGCTTCTAATTCTTGATCAGATACAGAG GGATCCGGAACTCAGAAAGAGACAAGGATGA